The Niastella koreensis GR20-10 genome includes a window with the following:
- a CDS encoding basic secretory protein-like protein produces the protein MKSLFLLTLACTSISLAYTQSLQTKKQYDWSDRNNNPIYRSDSITKKGFTLIFLVQDSAFNPVTQQKLTEAFFTVYPQEVKRFNKDALKKIVFIIDPSYDGVAAANNGIIRCNPGWMKAHPEDIDVITHEAMHIVQDYHTGNTPGWLTEGIADYVRYKYGVNNEKGGWSLPAVKPGHHYTNAYRVTARFLAWVEDNYDKKIVDELNTAAYKGTYEAGLWAQYTGKTVDQLWDLYVKAQETMR, from the coding sequence ATGAAAAGCCTGTTCCTATTAACACTGGCATGCACCAGCATCTCCCTGGCCTACACCCAGTCCTTACAAACAAAAAAACAGTACGACTGGAGCGACCGGAACAACAATCCCATTTACCGCAGCGACTCTATCACCAAAAAAGGATTTACTTTAATTTTTTTAGTGCAGGACTCCGCCTTCAACCCCGTTACCCAGCAAAAATTAACCGAAGCCTTTTTTACGGTTTATCCGCAGGAAGTAAAACGCTTCAATAAAGATGCTTTAAAGAAAATTGTCTTCATCATCGACCCTTCCTACGATGGGGTGGCGGCCGCCAACAACGGCATTATTCGTTGCAACCCCGGCTGGATGAAAGCCCATCCCGAAGACATCGACGTAATTACCCACGAAGCCATGCACATTGTGCAGGACTACCATACCGGCAATACTCCCGGCTGGTTAACAGAAGGTATAGCCGATTATGTGCGCTACAAATACGGCGTAAACAATGAAAAAGGCGGTTGGAGCCTCCCCGCGGTAAAACCCGGGCACCATTATACCAACGCTTACCGCGTTACCGCCCGCTTTCTGGCCTGGGTAGAAGATAATTACGACAAAAAGATCGTGGACGAATTAAACACCGCCGCCTATAAGGGTACCTACGAAGCCGGGTTATGGGCGCAATACACCGGCAAAACGGTTGACCAGCTTTGGGATTTATATGTAAAAGCACAGGAAACGATGCGCTAG
- a CDS encoding DUF983 domain-containing protein, whose amino-acid sequence MPASKPNYLWSMLTMKCPRCRRGPMFNSNNAWNLKKVFDMPTHCPECGQKYEMEVGFWYGTAYVSYALSVALSVTTFVAWWVLIGMSTSDNRFFWWLGINIFLLIFLQPWLMRLSRVIYLYFFVRYDPNYKSTKGKTFDYETGSYYDHEEGQ is encoded by the coding sequence ATGCCTGCATCTAAACCCAATTACCTATGGAGTATGTTAACCATGAAATGCCCGCGCTGTCGCAGAGGCCCCATGTTTAATAGTAATAATGCGTGGAATTTGAAAAAGGTGTTCGACATGCCCACTCATTGTCCCGAATGCGGTCAGAAGTATGAAATGGAAGTAGGGTTTTGGTACGGCACCGCCTATGTGAGTTATGCCTTATCAGTGGCCCTGTCGGTAACCACTTTTGTTGCCTGGTGGGTGCTTATAGGCATGAGCACAAGCGACAACCGCTTTTTCTGGTGGCTCGGCATCAATATTTTCTTACTGATCTTCCTGCAACCCTGGCTCATGCGCCTCAGCCGCGTCATCTATCTATATTTCTTCGTTCGCTACGATCCCAACTATAAAAGCACCAAGGGAAAGACGTTTGATTACGAAACGGGATCGTATTATGATCATGAGGAAGGGCAGTAG
- a CDS encoding GH92 family glycosyl hydrolase, whose protein sequence is MKKRFLLLWMLPLSLFAQQKNVVQYVNPLIGTQRMGHTFPGAAVPFGMVQLSPDTDTLPYEMNGKYNPDVYKYCAGYQYDDKTIVGFSHTHFSGTGHSDLGDFLVMPTAGALQLNPGVATDTKTGFRSAFSHANEKAEAGYYKVKLDDDNITAELTATTRTGFHQYTFPKTNDAHIILDLMHGIYNYEDKNVWTFVRVENDTLVTGYRQTAGWARTRTVYFAMTFSKPFKEYGCKDFGKKQVYRGFWGKFNQTKNFPDLAGRQLRMFFNFNTEEGEKIKMKMALSSVSTEGALLNLRTEAPNWDFEQTKAAAQAAWNNELAKISIEASEAEKQNFYTALYHAFLGPTVYMDVDRKYKGLDQNIHTAANFTNYTTFSLWDTYRALHPFFNIIQPARNGDMVNSMLAHYDQSVLKMLPIWSHYNNDNWCMSGYHSVSVIADAIIKGNTSFDAVHALDACVTTASHSNYEGIGSYVEKGFIPAEKLGTSASTTLEYAYDDWSIAQAAKKLGRTDIYEAFSKRAGNYKNIFDPSVGFMRARNEDGSFKNNFDALSTNGQGFIEGNTWNYSFFVPQDPEGLINLMGGKKKFSARLDSLFTMYLPDKYFAETEDITRDGIIGTYIHGNEPAHHVAYLYNFAGQPWKTQERIRMILKHQYKPAPDGLGGNDDCGQMSAWYLFSTLGFYPVAPGATVYQLGSPAINKAVLQLENKNSFTVEAINQSDKNVYVQKVLLNGKQLEQPTITHEDIMKGGTLTFYMTDKPKKQ, encoded by the coding sequence ATGAAGAAACGCTTCCTGTTGTTATGGATGTTGCCCTTATCCTTATTTGCCCAACAAAAAAATGTAGTTCAGTATGTAAACCCGCTTATTGGCACCCAGCGTATGGGACATACTTTTCCCGGCGCTGCCGTTCCCTTCGGCATGGTGCAACTGAGCCCCGATACCGATACCCTTCCCTATGAAATGAACGGGAAGTACAATCCTGATGTATATAAATATTGCGCAGGTTACCAGTACGACGATAAAACCATTGTAGGCTTCAGCCATACCCATTTTAGCGGTACCGGCCATAGCGACCTGGGCGATTTTTTGGTTATGCCAACGGCAGGCGCCCTTCAATTGAACCCTGGTGTGGCCACCGATACCAAAACCGGTTTTCGTTCGGCATTTTCCCATGCCAATGAAAAAGCAGAAGCGGGTTATTACAAAGTAAAGCTCGATGATGACAACATCACCGCCGAGCTCACCGCCACTACCCGTACTGGTTTTCATCAGTACACCTTCCCCAAAACAAACGATGCGCACATCATCCTGGACCTGATGCATGGCATTTACAATTACGAGGATAAAAACGTGTGGACCTTTGTACGGGTGGAGAACGATACACTGGTTACCGGCTATCGCCAAACAGCTGGCTGGGCCCGTACCCGCACCGTTTATTTTGCCATGACCTTTTCAAAGCCATTTAAAGAATATGGCTGTAAGGATTTTGGCAAAAAGCAGGTGTACCGCGGCTTCTGGGGCAAGTTTAACCAAACCAAAAACTTCCCCGACCTGGCAGGCAGACAATTGCGTATGTTCTTCAACTTTAATACCGAAGAAGGCGAGAAAATAAAAATGAAGATGGCGCTTTCATCGGTAAGCACCGAAGGCGCCTTATTGAACCTGAGAACAGAAGCCCCCAACTGGGATTTTGAACAAACAAAAGCCGCTGCACAGGCCGCCTGGAACAATGAACTGGCAAAGATCAGCATCGAGGCATCAGAAGCAGAGAAACAAAACTTCTATACCGCTTTATACCATGCCTTCCTGGGCCCCACGGTATATATGGATGTTGACCGTAAATACAAAGGCCTCGACCAGAACATACACACCGCTGCCAACTTTACCAACTATACAACCTTTTCGTTATGGGATACCTACCGGGCCCTGCACCCCTTCTTCAACATCATACAACCTGCCCGCAATGGCGATATGGTAAATAGCATGCTGGCGCATTACGATCAAAGCGTGCTGAAGATGCTGCCCATCTGGAGCCATTACAACAACGACAACTGGTGCATGAGTGGTTATCACAGCGTTTCGGTAATTGCCGATGCCATTATAAAGGGTAATACTTCGTTCGATGCAGTGCATGCACTGGATGCCTGTGTAACTACCGCCAGCCACTCCAACTATGAAGGCATTGGCAGTTATGTGGAGAAAGGATTCATCCCTGCTGAAAAGCTGGGTACTTCCGCTTCAACTACTTTGGAGTATGCCTATGACGACTGGAGCATAGCCCAGGCAGCAAAGAAACTGGGCCGCACAGATATTTATGAAGCATTCAGCAAACGCGCAGGTAATTATAAGAACATCTTTGATCCATCGGTTGGTTTTATGCGCGCCCGCAATGAAGATGGCAGTTTTAAAAATAATTTCGACGCCCTGAGTACCAATGGCCAGGGTTTTATTGAAGGCAATACCTGGAACTACAGCTTTTTTGTTCCCCAGGACCCTGAAGGATTAATAAACCTGATGGGTGGCAAAAAGAAATTCAGCGCCCGCCTCGATAGCCTGTTCACCATGTACCTGCCCGATAAATATTTTGCCGAAACGGAAGACATCACCCGTGATGGCATCATTGGCACTTACATTCATGGTAATGAACCCGCTCACCATGTGGCCTACCTGTACAATTTCGCCGGTCAACCCTGGAAAACACAGGAACGGATAAGAATGATCCTGAAACACCAGTATAAACCAGCGCCTGATGGGTTAGGTGGTAATGATGATTGCGGACAAATGAGTGCCTGGTATCTTTTCTCTACGCTTGGTTTTTACCCGGTAGCACCTGGCGCCACGGTGTATCAGTTAGGCAGCCCGGCCATCAACAAAGCCGTATTACAACTCGAAAACAAGAACAGCTTTACCGTAGAGGCCATCAACCAAAGCGATAAAAATGTATATGTACAAAAGGTGCTGCTGAATGGTAAACAACTGGAGCAACCCACTATCACGCATGAAGACATTATGAAAGGCGGCACACTTACGTTCTACATGACCGACAAACCGAAGAAGCAATAA